CTGCACGCATCCTGCGGCAGTCGATGGCCGCATCATCGCCTGCCAGCGTGTCGCTGATCTGGTGCAAGGCGCGCTCGCGAAGGCCCTGCCTGGGAAGGTGACGGCCGCAGGGAACGGAGCCTGCACCGGTGCCCTGTTCACTGGTACGCGAGAGGACGGTTCTCTCTGGGTGTATCTTGAGACGATCGGCGGCGGTGGCGGCGCACGGCCCACGGCAGATGGCTTGAGTGGCATTCACGTCCACATGACGAACACCTCAAACCTCCCGGTGGAGGCTCTCGAGCTGGAGTACCCCTTGACACTGCTGCGCTATGAACTCGTAAACGGTTCAGCGGGAGCAGGTACCTGGCGCGGCGGGATGGGCCTGCGCCGAGTCTACCGCATTGAGGCCGATTGCCGCTGCAACGTGGACGGGGCCCGCTTCACGGTCCATCCGTGGGGCTTGAACGGCGGCCTGGAGGCAACGGGCTCCGATTTCGATTTCGGGAATGACGAACACAATCTACCCGGAACGGTGCAGTTGAGGGCAGGCCAGGTGATCCAGATCATCACACCTGGCGGAGGTGGCTACGGTTCGCCGTCCGGCCGCTCTCCGGAAGCCGTCCGGCGCGACGTCAAGGAAGAGAGGATCACTTCCGATTTCGCCGAGCGCGTCTACAGCTACCGGAGTGTGGAAAGCCATCAGCAGACAGCCTTCGCCTGAGTTGAAAACCGTTTCGCCGCGCCAGGCTCAACGTGGCGCGGCTACTAAATCTTTGCCCAGATGCCAACCGCGGCACTTATTTAGTATCGAATGGTTACTTCAAAGGGCGACGTCCTTGGAGACTTACGATCTTTCAGCCGCCGGCATCCATATCCAGCTCGATCTCGGGCTGGGGCAGGTCAGCAAATTCGAGATCTTCTTGGATGGCCGCCAGCTCAGCCCGTTTCACACGGTTCCCTGGATAGGGTAACCTCCCTCGAATGCGTGCCGTCGCCTCAAGCAGTTCAAGGTTTAGAAAGGGCAGGGAGCCGATCATACGATCTCCGGACGAAATAATCGGAGGAGGACGGTTTCGACTACACTTCCTGTTCTGAAGGAGACTCCTCAAGGAATGGCGCGATCACCAGTTCGTCTACGAGTGCAGAATATCTGTCGCGATCATCCTGCGGTAGCCCTTCATCCGTGATGATACGCTTGATCTGCTTCATTGGAACCACGCTGTAGATCTTGCGACTGCCGAACTTGCTGCTGTCGATGATCAGCGTCGTCTCTATCGCGGCTCCCACCATGGCTCTTTGAAGCTGGACGAGATCCAGCCATGTGTCCGTCGGTCCGCTAGGATCCACAGCATGCGTACAGAGAAAATAGTGATCGCAATTCAATTCGCGTACGAACTTGGTGCTGGTTTCACCAAGAAGGACGTAAGCGCCGTGCCTGCATGTCCCACCTGGAACAACCACTGAGATCGGGTCCCGGTTAGCGAGGATCGCGGCAACCTGGACATCGTTGGTGATGACAGTGAGCGGAATTGCGAGCTCAGCAATCGCATGGGCGAGAAGATGCGAGGTCGACTTCGAGTCGATGAGAACGCTCTGTCCCGGCTGCAGAATGCTGGCGGCCGCTTTCGCGATCGCGCGCTTTTCCTCAACCGAGGTGTTGCGCGCTTCCTCCATCCGCTGCTCGTAGGTCGTGTTCTGCCGAACGCGGACAGCGCCCCCGTGGGTTCGTTTGAGCAGTCCGTCCGCCGCCAGCGAATCCAGATCGCGTCGGATGGTAGAAATTGACGCATTCAGACGCCGGGCGAGATCCTGCGTGGAAGCAACCGAATTGGTCGAAAACCAATCCAGAATCTTCGAGCGCCGTTCCGCGGGAAGAAAATCGTCGTCCTGAGCAACATTCTTATCGTTCAAGCGTGTTCTCGCTGTTCTCACTGCCATGATCATTTACTATGCGAGAAATCGGATGGATGGAAGGTTTCATTCATTTGGGAGGCCGGCTTGCGCCGACCTTCCAGCCGAAAAATCACTGGCTGATGTCGATCAGCTTCGCTTCGACAGCGCCAGCTCCCTTGTAAGCCTGCACTTCGATCTCGACCTTGAACTCGTCGTTCCCGAGCGGCGTGCACAGGACCGTGCGGGCCGGGTCGATGCCCCTGAAACGCTCGCCGACGTAGGCCATCACAGTCGGAGCGTCTGCAACGTTCGGGATGTAGATCGTTGAATTGATGACATCCTTTAGGGATGCGCCGACAGAGGCAAGGGCCCGCTCGATGTTGTTGAAGCACTGAGTTGCCTGTTCCACCGGGTCGGTGGACATCTCGCGCGTCTTGTAATTGCGGCCTGCGGTGTTGGAGACGTAGATCCAGTTATCTACGGCCACGATACGCGAATAGCTCTCCTTCGTTTCGTAAAGGCTGCCAGACTTAACCTTGATGACCTCGACCATTTCTTTCCTCATTGGGTTAGATGAATCACACCAGCCTGCCGGATGGCGCTAGACCAGCGCATTCGCCACATGGCGCCCACGCTCGCTCACCGCGCCAATGCAGTGAACGATCATGAAATATTGGGAATGATCATAATCCGCAAGCTCAAATCATCAAAAAACGTCATAAAACTTCGAATATGATAAAAATCTTCCGCGAAACGCCGCTTACTATTGACGTTTTCTGAACCAATGGCATTATGCGCTGCAAGTCTGGTGTGGTAAGCGGCAATAAATTGCAGCTTTCGACCTCGCCACGCCCGGGGCTGCCATCCAAGCGTCCCTCTGGCTTTTTTGAACGATTGGGAGCAGTGCGGACGAACGCGCGCCCCTGGGGAGCGAAATCATGTTAATCTACCTGGCGAAGCGGCTAGGGTTTGCTGTTGTGACCCTCCTGAGCGTTCTCACGCTCATCTTCCTAATGGTCCGGATACTTCCTGGTGACCCCGTGCTCATGATCCTGGGTGATCAGGCTAGTGCGGAGAGCGTCGCGGCTTTGCGGCAGCGTCTCGGTCTCGATCAATCGATCGGCCTTCAGTATGTTCACTTTCTAGCGAATGCCGTGACAGGTGACCTCGGCAATTCGATGGTATCGGGTCGGCCAGTCACGGAGGAGGTCTTGAACGTCCTCCCTTACACGCTGGAACTGACCTTCGCCTCCCTGGTGGTGGGCCTGGCGCTCGGAGTTCCGACGGGAGTATGGGCGGCGGTGAAGCGCAGCAAGCTGCCGGACTACATTCTCCGGCTGATCTCGCTTATCGGGCTGTCGCTTCCGGGCTTCGTCTCCGCGATCGTCCTGCTGATCGTGTTCGCCATCAATCTCCGCTGGTTTCCCGTGATCAGCGCTGGTGGTGATGAAGGTATCGTCAACCGCCTCTGGCAGATGACGCTGCCGGTCGTCTCGCTCGCGCTGATCATGATGGCCTACATCACGAGAGTGACGCGTTCCGCGATGCTCGAGGTGCTCAACCAGGATTTCGTTCGCACTGCACGAGCGAAAGGGGCGAGACCTGCTGTCGTCATCTGGAGACATGCTCTCGGAAACTGCCTGATTCCAATCAGCACTGTCGTCGGCCTCTACCTCGGCATCCTGATCGGTAACTCGGTTCTCACCGAAATCGTCTTCTCGCGGCCCGGTCTTGGCAAACTGATCCTGACCGCGCTGAGCCAGCGGGACTACACGCTGCTTCAAGGCATGGTGGTCGTCTACACGCTAATCGTCGTGATCGTGAACCTCGCGACAGATCTCACTTACGGTCTCTTTGATCCAAGGGTGCAGTACAAATGAGCAATTCCACCGTTCCTTCGACGAGTCCCGACCAAGGGTCGCGGAAAGCCACAAGCTTCCTCATTCGCATGAACCCATCCATGTGGATCGGCACGGCCATAATCGTGGCGCTCGTTGCCGCCGCCATCCTGGCGCCGCAGATATCTTTCTATCCGCCTGCCAAGCAAAACCTGTTCGATCAACTCTCTCCGCCAGGGGCTGACTACCTCCTCGGCGCGGATCAGTTCGGCCGCGATATCTGGACCCGGCTGGTCTATGGTGCGCGCTACTCGCTGCTGATCGGCTCTCTCGCCGTTCTTGCCGCAATGGTGATCGGCACCTTCATCGGAATGATCGCCGGATTCAGGGGAGGGAGGATCGACATCATCCTCATGCAGGTGATGGATGTCATCCTGGCCTTCCCGTCGCTGATCCTCGGTATAGCTCTAGTTGCCCTCATGGGCGCCACGATGACGAACATCATTGCCGCCATCGCGTTCACGTCCGTCCCCGCATTCGCCCGCGTTGCGAGAGCCGCCGTCCTGACACAGCGCGACAGGGAGTACGTGCAGGCGTGCAGCGCCATGGGTTTCTCCGGACCGCGAATTCTGTTCCGTCACATACTCCCGGCCATTCTCCCGGAGGTGATGGTGCTGGCCTCGCTTTGGATGGCGAACGCAGTGAGGACGGAGGCATCACTGGCTTTCGTCGGGCTCGGTATTGCGCCGCCTGCGCCGACCTGGGGCGGCATGGTGCGGGACGGCTTCCAGGTCATCCTGAGTTCTCCATACCTTGCCCTGTTTCCGAGCCTGGCGATCCTGCTGCTCGTTCTGGCATTCAATCTGATCGGTGACGGTCTGCGCGACCTTATCGATCCCCGAATGAAGGATTCTCACTGATGACCCAGCCCGCGGTACTCTCAGTAAAGAACCTCAAGGTGGCCTTCGGCAGGAAGC
This genomic window from Agrobacterium tumefaciens contains:
- a CDS encoding ABC transporter permease, with translation MSNSTVPSTSPDQGSRKATSFLIRMNPSMWIGTAIIVALVAAAILAPQISFYPPAKQNLFDQLSPPGADYLLGADQFGRDIWTRLVYGARYSLLIGSLAVLAAMVIGTFIGMIAGFRGGRIDIILMQVMDVILAFPSLILGIALVALMGATMTNIIAAIAFTSVPAFARVARAAVLTQRDREYVQACSAMGFSGPRILFRHILPAILPEVMVLASLWMANAVRTEASLAFVGLGIAPPAPTWGGMVRDGFQVILSSPYLALFPSLAILLLVLAFNLIGDGLRDLIDPRMKDSH
- a CDS encoding DeoR/GlpR transcriptional regulator, producing the protein MAVRTARTRLNDKNVAQDDDFLPAERRSKILDWFSTNSVASTQDLARRLNASISTIRRDLDSLAADGLLKRTHGGAVRVRQNTTYEQRMEEARNTSVEEKRAIAKAAASILQPGQSVLIDSKSTSHLLAHAIAELAIPLTVITNDVQVAAILANRDPISVVVPGGTCRHGAYVLLGETSTKFVRELNCDHYFLCTHAVDPSGPTDTWLDLVQLQRAMVGAAIETTLIIDSSKFGSRKIYSVVPMKQIKRIITDEGLPQDDRDRYSALVDELVIAPFLEESPSEQEV
- a CDS encoding ABC transporter permease; this encodes MLIYLAKRLGFAVVTLLSVLTLIFLMVRILPGDPVLMILGDQASAESVAALRQRLGLDQSIGLQYVHFLANAVTGDLGNSMVSGRPVTEEVLNVLPYTLELTFASLVVGLALGVPTGVWAAVKRSKLPDYILRLISLIGLSLPGFVSAIVLLIVFAINLRWFPVISAGGDEGIVNRLWQMTLPVVSLALIMMAYITRVTRSAMLEVLNQDFVRTARAKGARPAVVIWRHALGNCLIPISTVVGLYLGILIGNSVLTEIVFSRPGLGKLILTALSQRDYTLLQGMVVVYTLIVVIVNLATDLTYGLFDPRVQYK
- a CDS encoding RidA family protein; the protein is MVEVIKVKSGSLYETKESYSRIVAVDNWIYVSNTAGRNYKTREMSTDPVEQATQCFNNIERALASVGASLKDVINSTIYIPNVADAPTVMAYVGERFRGIDPARTVLCTPLGNDEFKVEIEVQAYKGAGAVEAKLIDISQ